From Blattabacterium cuenoti, the proteins below share one genomic window:
- a CDS encoding ribonucleoside-diphosphate reductase subunit alpha, translating to METHPIAEKEGWKVGKDIPVWANNELYLTTIKGGYLLDGEKPIEAYKRLSNNASRILKKPKIEKKFFEILWNGWLIPSTPVMVNLGTEKGLPISCFSGRIGDSMYEIYRKNLEMSILSKHGGGTSYDFSLIRPIESPIKKGILGTSDGIIPFIKSYDSTIIASKQGRTRRGAVAIYLNIKHKEYPDFLRIREPKGDINRQCHNIHQGVILSNSFMEKVLIKNGKERCLWINTLKERVKTGEPYLFFRDNANRNLPENWTKNGLKIHHSNLCSEIMLPTDENHTLVCCLSSLNLYKYFEWKNTKTVFYSVLFLDAVLQEFIDKGKNIKGIEDAVNFAKKSRALGLGALGWHSYLQSRLIPFISKKSETLTHNIFKKIQFESKKATQYLAKEYGESEWNKGTGRRNLTLMAIAPNRSSAKLAGGLSQGIEPIAANIYVDDDAKGMHIRKNPFLEKVLIKNGYNLPEVWEQIANEKGSCLSLIKGLSDNERNVFRCFKEIDQLELIKQASIRQRYLDQGQSINLSFHQNAPAKFINKVHLEAWKIGLKSLYYYRSESILRADNTRKRDLYSECLF from the coding sequence ATGGAGACACACCCTATCGCAGAAAAAGAAGGATGGAAAGTAGGAAAAGATATACCTGTTTGGGCTAATAATGAATTGTATTTAACTACAATTAAAGGTGGTTATTTATTGGATGGTGAAAAACCTATTGAAGCATACAAGAGATTATCTAATAATGCTTCTAGGATACTTAAAAAACCAAAAATAGAAAAAAAATTTTTTGAAATATTATGGAATGGATGGCTCATTCCTTCTACTCCTGTTATGGTTAATCTTGGAACGGAGAAAGGTTTACCGATAAGCTGTTTTTCTGGAAGAATTGGAGATAGCATGTATGAAATATACAGAAAAAATTTAGAGATGTCTATTTTAAGCAAACATGGAGGAGGAACGTCTTATGATTTTAGTCTTATTCGTCCTATCGAAAGTCCTATAAAAAAAGGAATTTTAGGTACCTCTGATGGAATTATACCTTTTATTAAATCTTATGACAGTACTATCATTGCAAGTAAACAAGGAAGAACAAGAAGAGGGGCTGTTGCTATTTATTTAAACATAAAACACAAAGAATATCCGGATTTTTTAAGAATAAGAGAACCAAAAGGTGATATTAATAGACAATGTCATAATATACATCAGGGGGTTATCCTTTCTAATTCTTTTATGGAAAAAGTCTTAATAAAAAATGGAAAAGAAAGATGTCTATGGATCAATACGCTAAAGGAACGTGTTAAAACAGGAGAACCATACTTATTTTTTCGAGATAACGCAAATAGAAATCTTCCAGAAAATTGGACAAAAAACGGATTGAAAATACATCATAGTAATCTTTGTTCAGAAATTATGTTACCTACAGATGAAAATCATACTTTGGTCTGTTGTCTGTCTTCTTTAAATTTGTATAAGTATTTTGAATGGAAAAATACTAAAACCGTTTTTTATTCTGTCTTATTTCTTGATGCTGTTTTGCAAGAATTTATTGACAAAGGTAAAAATATAAAGGGAATAGAAGATGCTGTAAATTTTGCGAAAAAAAGCAGAGCTTTAGGTTTAGGAGCTTTAGGCTGGCATTCTTATTTACAGTCTAGATTAATTCCTTTTATTTCTAAAAAATCTGAAACATTAACTCATAATATATTTAAAAAAATTCAGTTTGAATCTAAAAAAGCTACTCAATATTTAGCTAAAGAATATGGAGAATCTGAATGGAATAAAGGAACAGGAAGAAGAAATTTAACTTTGATGGCTATAGCTCCAAATAGAAGTTCTGCTAAATTAGCAGGAGGTTTATCTCAAGGAATAGAACCAATAGCTGCTAATATTTATGTAGATGACGATGCAAAAGGCATGCATATTAGGAAAAATCCATTTTTGGAAAAAGTTTTGATAAAAAACGGTTATAACCTACCAGAAGTATGGGAACAAATAGCTAATGAAAAAGGATCTTGTCTTAGCCTCATAAAAGGTCTTAGCGATAACGAAAGAAACGTTTTCCGATGTTTTAAAGAAATAGATCAATTAGAATTAATTAAACAAGCTAGTATACGACAGAGATACCTTGATCAAGGTCAAAGCATTAATCTTTCTTTTCATCAAAATGCTCCCGCTAAATTTATAAATAAAGTACATTTAGAAGCTTGGAAAATAGGATTAAAAAGTTTGTATTATTATAGAAGTGAGAGTATATTACGAGCAGATAATACAAGAAAAAGAGATTTATACTCCGAATGTTTATTTTAA